A window of Notolabrus celidotus isolate fNotCel1 chromosome 11, fNotCel1.pri, whole genome shotgun sequence contains these coding sequences:
- the mmp9 gene encoding matrix metalloproteinase-9 isoform X2 yields MRCCVLSVCLILGISTQVGWSLPLKSVFVSFPGDIIKNVTDTELAEKYLKKFGYIDTMQRSGFQSMVSTSKALKRMQRQMGLEETGELDKATLEAMKHPRCGVPDVANYKTFDGDLKWDHHDVTYRVINYSPDMDSSLIDDAFARAFKVWSDVTPLTFTRLMDGTADIMVSFGKADHGDPYPFDGKDGLLAHAYPPGEGVQGDAHFDDDEFWTLGTGPAVKTRYGNADGAMCHFPFTFEGKSYTTCTTEGRSDDLPWCATTEDYGRDKKYGFCPSELLYTFGGNANGAECVFPFVFLGEEYDSCTTEGRSDGYRWCSTTDNFDKDVKYGFCPSRDTAVIGGNSEGEPCHFPFEFLGKEYNSCTSEGRGDGKLWCGTTESYDQDKKWGFCPDKGYSLFLVAAHEFGHALGLDHSNIREALMFPTYSYVKDFSLHEDDIEGIQYLYGPDPTPPQPDTTTQDQDYDETDPTDAPEPTEPSITTTTTAVDPTKDACKMTKFDTITVISGELHFFKDGYYWKMSSRSEEGPKGPYSVSEKWPALPAVIDSAFEDVVTKKLYFFSGTRFWEYTAKNVLGPRSIEKLGLPSSIQKVEGALQRGKGKVLLFSGENFWRLDVKAQKIDRGYPRYIDAVFGGVPNDAHDVFQYKGHMYFCRDRFYWRMNSRRQVDRVGYVKYDLLKCTDHSVTHY; encoded by the exons ATGAGatgctgtgttttatctgtGTGCTTAATTTTGGGGATAAGCACGCAGGTTGGATGGAGCCTCCCACTCAAGTCGGTCTTCGTCAGCTTCCCAGGAGACATCATCAAAAACGTGACTGATACCGAGCTGGCAGAA AAATATCTGAAGAAGTTTGGCTACATAGACACGATGCAGCGCAGTGGCTTCCAGTCAATGGTGTCCACCTCCAAGGCTTTGAAGAGGATGCAGAGGCAGATGGGTTtggaggagacaggagagctGGACAAGGCAACTCTAGAGGCCATGAAGCATCCTCGCTGTGGGGTTCCGGATGTGGCCAACTACAAAACCTTTGATGGAGACCTCAAATGGGACCATCACGATGTCACTTATAG GGTTATCAATTACTCCCCTGACATGGACAGCTCTCTGATCGATGATGCCTTCGCCAGAGCCTTCAAGGTGTGGAGTGACGTGACCCCTCTGACCTTTACCCGCCTCATGGACGGGACAGCTGACATAATGGTCTCATTCGGAAAAGCTG ACCATGGAGACCCTTACCCATTTGATGGTAAGGATGGACTTCTGGCCCATGCTTATCCCCCTGGTGAGGGTGTGCAGGGTGACGCCCactttgatgatgatgaattcTGGACTTTGGGAACAGGACCAG CTGTGAAGACTCGCTATGGGAATGCAGATGGGGCCATGTGCCACTTCCCCTTCACTTTTGAGGGCAAATCTTACACTACATGTACCACCGAAGGCCGTTCTGATGACTTGCCATGGTGTGCCACCACAGAGGACTATGGCAGAGACAAGAAATATGGTTTCTGCCCAAGTGAAC TTCTGTACACATTTGGAGGAAACGCCAATGGAGCAGAGTGTGTATTCCCTTTCGTCTTCCTTGGTGAAGAATATGACAGCTGCACCACAGAGGGCCGCAGTGATGGCTACCGCTGGTGTTCCACCACAGACAATTTTGACAAGGACGTAAAATATGGATTCTGCCCCAGTCGTG ACACTGCTGTGATCGGTGGAAACTCTGAGGGAGAACCCTGCCACTTCCCTTTTGAATTCCTGGGCAAAGAGTACAACTCCTGCACTAGTGAGGGACGGGGAGATGGCAAGCTGTGGTGCGGTACTACTGAAAGCTATGATCAAGACAAGAAATGGGGATTCTGTCCTGACAAGG GTTACAGTCTGTTCCTGGTGGCAGCCCATGAGTTTGGACACGCCCTGGGCCTTGATCACTCTAATATAAGAGAAGCTCTCATGTTCCCAACGTACAGCTATGTGAAAGACTTCTCCCTACATGAAGATGACATTGAAGGCATTCAATATCTCTATG GCCCTGATCCCACCCCACCTCAGCCTGACACCACCACCCAGGACCAAGACTATGATGAGACTGACCCCACAGATGCACCTGAACCCACTGAACCctccatcaccaccaccacaacaGCTGTGGATCCCACCAAAGATGCCTGCAAGATGACCAAATTCGACACCATCACTGTGATTAGTGGTGAACTCCATTTCTTCAAAGACGG ATATTACTGGAAGATGTCCAGCAGAAGTGAAGAAGGACCCAAGGGACCATACTCTGTTTCTGAGAAGTGGCCAGCTCTCCCAGCAGTCATCGATTCTGCCTTTGAGGATGTTGTGACCAAGAAATTGTATTTCTTCTCAG GAACCAGATTCTGGGAGTACACAGCGAAGAATGTTCTGGGTCCCCGCAGCATTGAAAAGCTCGGCCTCCCCAGCAGTATTCAGAAGGTGGAGGGGGCTCTGCAGAGAGGCAAAGGCAAAGTGCTGCTCTTCAGTGGAGAGAACTTCTGGAG GCTTGATGTGAAGGCCCAGAAAATAGACAGAGGGTACCCCAGATACATAGATGCTGTTTTTGGTGGTGTCCCCAATGATGCTCATGATGTGTTCCAGTACAAAg GTCACATGTACTTTTGCCGGGATCGCTTCTACTGGCGCATGAACTCCCGAAGACAGGTGGATCGTGTTGGCTATGTGAAATATGACCTTCTGAAGTGCACAGACCACTCAGTAACTCACTACTGA
- the mmp9 gene encoding matrix metalloproteinase-9 isoform X1 gives MRCCVLSVCLILGISTQVGWSLPLKSVFVSFPGDIIKNVTDTELAEKYLKKFGYIDTMQRSGFQSMVSTSKALKRMQRQMGLEETGELDKATLEAMKHPRCGVPDVANYKTFDGDLKWDHHDVTYRVINYSPDMDSSLIDDAFARAFKVWSDVTPLTFTRLMDGTADIMVSFGKADHGDPYPFDGKDGLLAHAYPPGEGVQGDAHFDDDEFWTLGTGPAVKTRYGNADGAMCHFPFTFEGKSYTTCTTEGRSDDLPWCATTEDYGRDKKYGFCPSELLYTFGGNANGAECVFPFVFLGEEYDSCTTEGRSDGYRWCSTTDNFDKDVKYGFCPSRDTAVIGGNSEGEPCHFPFEFLGKEYNSCTSEGRGDGKLWCGTTESYDQDKKWGFCPDKGYSLFLVAAHEFGHALGLDHSNIREALMFPTYSYVKDFSLHEDDIEGIQYLYGGRTGPDPTPPQPDTTTQDQDYDETDPTDAPEPTEPSITTTTTAVDPTKDACKMTKFDTITVISGELHFFKDGYYWKMSSRSEEGPKGPYSVSEKWPALPAVIDSAFEDVVTKKLYFFSGTRFWEYTAKNVLGPRSIEKLGLPSSIQKVEGALQRGKGKVLLFSGENFWRLDVKAQKIDRGYPRYIDAVFGGVPNDAHDVFQYKGHMYFCRDRFYWRMNSRRQVDRVGYVKYDLLKCTDHSVTHY, from the exons ATGAGatgctgtgttttatctgtGTGCTTAATTTTGGGGATAAGCACGCAGGTTGGATGGAGCCTCCCACTCAAGTCGGTCTTCGTCAGCTTCCCAGGAGACATCATCAAAAACGTGACTGATACCGAGCTGGCAGAA AAATATCTGAAGAAGTTTGGCTACATAGACACGATGCAGCGCAGTGGCTTCCAGTCAATGGTGTCCACCTCCAAGGCTTTGAAGAGGATGCAGAGGCAGATGGGTTtggaggagacaggagagctGGACAAGGCAACTCTAGAGGCCATGAAGCATCCTCGCTGTGGGGTTCCGGATGTGGCCAACTACAAAACCTTTGATGGAGACCTCAAATGGGACCATCACGATGTCACTTATAG GGTTATCAATTACTCCCCTGACATGGACAGCTCTCTGATCGATGATGCCTTCGCCAGAGCCTTCAAGGTGTGGAGTGACGTGACCCCTCTGACCTTTACCCGCCTCATGGACGGGACAGCTGACATAATGGTCTCATTCGGAAAAGCTG ACCATGGAGACCCTTACCCATTTGATGGTAAGGATGGACTTCTGGCCCATGCTTATCCCCCTGGTGAGGGTGTGCAGGGTGACGCCCactttgatgatgatgaattcTGGACTTTGGGAACAGGACCAG CTGTGAAGACTCGCTATGGGAATGCAGATGGGGCCATGTGCCACTTCCCCTTCACTTTTGAGGGCAAATCTTACACTACATGTACCACCGAAGGCCGTTCTGATGACTTGCCATGGTGTGCCACCACAGAGGACTATGGCAGAGACAAGAAATATGGTTTCTGCCCAAGTGAAC TTCTGTACACATTTGGAGGAAACGCCAATGGAGCAGAGTGTGTATTCCCTTTCGTCTTCCTTGGTGAAGAATATGACAGCTGCACCACAGAGGGCCGCAGTGATGGCTACCGCTGGTGTTCCACCACAGACAATTTTGACAAGGACGTAAAATATGGATTCTGCCCCAGTCGTG ACACTGCTGTGATCGGTGGAAACTCTGAGGGAGAACCCTGCCACTTCCCTTTTGAATTCCTGGGCAAAGAGTACAACTCCTGCACTAGTGAGGGACGGGGAGATGGCAAGCTGTGGTGCGGTACTACTGAAAGCTATGATCAAGACAAGAAATGGGGATTCTGTCCTGACAAGG GTTACAGTCTGTTCCTGGTGGCAGCCCATGAGTTTGGACACGCCCTGGGCCTTGATCACTCTAATATAAGAGAAGCTCTCATGTTCCCAACGTACAGCTATGTGAAAGACTTCTCCCTACATGAAGATGACATTGAAGGCATTCAATATCTCTATG gaGGCAGAACAGGCCCTGATCCCACCCCACCTCAGCCTGACACCACCACCCAGGACCAAGACTATGATGAGACTGACCCCACAGATGCACCTGAACCCACTGAACCctccatcaccaccaccacaacaGCTGTGGATCCCACCAAAGATGCCTGCAAGATGACCAAATTCGACACCATCACTGTGATTAGTGGTGAACTCCATTTCTTCAAAGACGG ATATTACTGGAAGATGTCCAGCAGAAGTGAAGAAGGACCCAAGGGACCATACTCTGTTTCTGAGAAGTGGCCAGCTCTCCCAGCAGTCATCGATTCTGCCTTTGAGGATGTTGTGACCAAGAAATTGTATTTCTTCTCAG GAACCAGATTCTGGGAGTACACAGCGAAGAATGTTCTGGGTCCCCGCAGCATTGAAAAGCTCGGCCTCCCCAGCAGTATTCAGAAGGTGGAGGGGGCTCTGCAGAGAGGCAAAGGCAAAGTGCTGCTCTTCAGTGGAGAGAACTTCTGGAG GCTTGATGTGAAGGCCCAGAAAATAGACAGAGGGTACCCCAGATACATAGATGCTGTTTTTGGTGGTGTCCCCAATGATGCTCATGATGTGTTCCAGTACAAAg GTCACATGTACTTTTGCCGGGATCGCTTCTACTGGCGCATGAACTCCCGAAGACAGGTGGATCGTGTTGGCTATGTGAAATATGACCTTCTGAAGTGCACAGACCACTCAGTAACTCACTACTGA